GGTTGTGTAAGCAATTGCGACAAAAGTGAACAAGGAACCCAGAATAACACTGGCATTACGCGTCCCACTAGATCTTATCAGCGGATTGCATCTCTTGTCATCGGGTTCGGAAGCCATAGCACTCATTATCAGGTACGTACAATAAGCTGAAACCATACTGCTTTGGGCAAGCCCGCACTTGGGATTAGCTTCTTGAATCTTTGGATGTATCGAAATCGCCGTAACTAATACGATTAAAATCACATTGATGGTTACCGCTGTTTGATTCATAGCACAATTGCCTCTGCAAAATATGATGAACATCACTATTGTCATCACAAATGCAGCAGTGTACATTGCACTTGTCCCCAGGACAAGAAACCGTTtccaaaaagttgaactctcatcatcactttcaATATGATACATGCAAGTCTCTGCCCATTCATGAGCAAAATCCACCAGTAGTATTAAACCCACTATTATAAATATAGCTCCGGCAGGAAGAGACACccatttggagaagaatacaaagaaatcattgGGTATGACGAAAGAAAGGACAATCAGAGCAACATAAACtagaaatttcaagctccACCAAGAGTTCTGAAGACTAGCTCGAATATCTTTGGTAGATTTGACCCCAACCAATGTCATTGCCAGTATTAAATGCATCAGTCCCAGAGCGAAATTTAGCCTATGAACAGTGAAATATCCACATTCTCCAGTAGCAGCACAAGTCTTCCCGGGCCACAGAATCGATTTGTTGGATGACATAGATATCCATGAGACAAGGGAATTGATTAACAACCACATAGCGTACAGAAGCCTTGTTCCGAGGGATGACGAACCCAAAGAAGACACAGTCTTCGAACATAAATTAGAACAACATGCTCCTAACCCAGATGCAACGAATGAGCTCCCCAAACTTACCGGAAGCGATACAATGGCTCCCATTCTTACcctttgagattttgatgTACTTTGTCAAGAGTAGTTTGATATTTTATCAGAAGAGATTATCGCTTTTGATAAAAGAGGCAAAAGCGTCGAAGTTGTATGGATGATTGTCTGGTAATTGTCACAGGTCCAGGTGGCTATGAGATTGGGCTAGCCGATCAGTTTGATTCATTGAGAGAGCTCAATACGTCTTCAGAGGGCAACTTAAGCGGTGAAGAGCTCTTTAAATCCGTTAGAGAATACCTAAATGAGCTGCTGATTACCACCACAGGGGATACTCAAGTGCTGTTTATTGAAGATATTGTGTGCCCAATGTCAGAGAAAAGAGAGTTCTGTGAGGTTTTCATAAAGAGTCTAGGGTGCTCTAGTATTACGTTTATACCGAACGCTTTATTGTGCTGTATCTCGACCTCCATCAGCGATGCGATGGTACTCAACGTTGGAGCTAAATATGCATCCTGCACGCCTATAATCGGTCTGAGGATAGTTGACAGATCTATTATGTTGTCTAAGCGGTCAGAAAGATGGTTGAACAACACTTTCAGAGAGAAGGGATCAAGCAAGGAAGCGATTATTGACCTTATCACTGATGCCGGGCATCCAGCAACATacgacgatgatgatttgcCGCTTGGGCTATTGATTAGAAAGGTTATGCTTTCTTTAAAAATTGACACAAGACGACTGATCAGTCGCAACATCATTCTTTCCGGTTTGATGAGAGACGATGATCCCTTTCAGACGAATCtgcttcaaactcttgGGCTGAGCAGCGAAAATCTTAAGAGCGTTAACCTTTGGCAGGCTGTTTTGTCCAATGCAGAATATCTGCTGAACGAAAGTGTTATGGGAGAACTGCGATTTACACATGACATGTTCAATGAACCACTTTGCGAAGTGCCCGATTGGCATGAACTGAAATACGTTAAGAACTTTACAAATGTTGGCAATTTTACAATTTGAGTGCAGCAATTGATTAGAGTCTATCTACGTGCAACTAAATCACACTAAAGAATGAGATGAATGGTTAGCGTTTAGCTCTTCATCTACTTGAGAGTCATTATCTTCACCATCTGTTCGATCGCTCGAGCTTGAACTTTTGCTTTCGCCATATCTCAACGGATGCGTATAAGTATCACATACATTCTCCAGAAATGCATTTCGTTCGCTTCtcagtttgaaaaatcccATCTTATCAATCCCAAAGATGTAGTACATAACATAATCGCTTTTACCCACCATTTTTTGCAGCTGTTGAAACTccaattctctttgatatAGAGGATGTTTATTGTTCATTTCACCTTGAATCATCTTATTAATGATTGACTCATAGTCATCCTTCTCCAAGCGACTTTCATAATCATGAGCATGGAAGAATGGCTGACAGTCAAAGTTTTCCGTGCCAGAATCTGACGTATCGGACATGAATACCTCTACTCCATCGGCCAACCTCAAGACCTTGGGCCCATCCATAGGATCTGCCGGGGCTAGAGCTAAAGTACGCTGTAGCGAAGGTGATGGAGGAATAAAATCGTTATTTATCTCACCTAGCCCTCTTATACTATGATTGCTCAATTGCAAGCGACGGGAACGTCTGGTATGTGTTAAAACTGGCTCTGGTCTTTTCAGTGGCTGAACAACAGGGGTCGCGTGGCCGTTCAGTTTTTTAGCCCATAGTTTATTTTGTCCCTTGGAGGCAAGATTCGGGTTCCTCAGCTTAATGAACTCTACCTGGCTCTGGGAAGCTGGCCTAGCACCTTTGCCATTTTTAGCTGGAGATGCGAGATTCTGTTGCCATTCAAATGCAGCGGAATGATGCATTATTCTTCAGTATTTGACCACAGGAAACTCGCAAGCCATATTGACTGTAAATTACTGGAGTTAAATTTCCATATACCATTTAATTTGATGCTGACACTTGAGGCGACACAAAAAATGGTCTACAAAAAATCACAACTCCTCGACTCATCAATAGTGTGATGGAAGTCGAAAGTTCTCACTTGTCCAGTACATTACTAGTTGTCATTAAATTACTGATGTATTCCTGGAGGTATTCATTTTCCTGTTCCAACTGTTGGCATAAATTTCTTTGTTCCGTAGTTTGGTTCCATAAAAGATCTAAAGTATCCCTTAACAATCTCGTCTCGTTGATCAATTCCGTCTGTTGATTTGTTTGCTTATCCTTATTGTGTAAACTGTCAGCTGTAGGCTCATCTTTGGGCAGATCattcgatgatgaaggcaAATCCTTATTCGTTTCTTCTCCTACAGCAATGCCATCAGTACTTGACATGTCAATGGCTTCACCTTCTAACGGAACCCCCTCAATAGAAGACATGCAAAACACCCTAACAGATTTAAAGGGATCAGAATGCTGCCTGATCTCATCGCTGCTGGTCCATTCCTCATTACTTTCAAATCGCTAAATAATTTCTGGATTCTCGTATATAGTGATATATACAGAAGTCTATTCCAAAAAAGAATGGTCTCTAGCGGGATCGAACCGCTGATCCCCGCGTTATTAGCACGGTGCCTTAACCAACTGGGCCAAGAGACCTGTtatttcttggaaatttgGAGGAGACAATAATGTATTGTCTAGTAAATTCGATCAGCTTTTTTCTCAACAGGATTCAAACTATACACTTTAGCTCTCTAAGAGCAGCTCTGTTGCTGGTTTCGATCGTTAGATGTTAGTTTTGACATAAAGCAGCATGTTTAAGAGCCATTATAGTTGAAATGTTAGAAAATTTTATTGTTTAGTTCGCTTATTGACAATCAACTTTCTGAATTATTCATGCCTGAGTTGAAAATATGACTTTTGGTATGCGAAATATAAAGATATCTATGATATGTGCATTAATATAGAACTCAATCTACTTTCACAGATGAGAAAATCTTCCGAACAAGGAACATGCTGCTGAAAAAGCCGACAGCACCCGTGGTGAGACAGCATAGTATCGATATCAGCATGCTGTAGCCGACGTAAAGCACTATGGTGGTGAAACCACGTAACTTAAACTcagtgaagaaaattgagTGGATGAAAATATACACGGCGCTCCCCAAACCTCCAACAATAAATGATCTCCATTGCCATTGCCAATTTTCCAAACATAATGAATGGTAGGTTATCATGACCGTCACCAGAGCTGTAGTCAATACTAGCAGAAACAGAGAGACCATTGAGAAGCCAAACATGTAGAAAAACTGATGAAACCACAAGCTATTGTAAATGAAGTACAGTTCTACTGCAATCGAAGCAAATGGAAAGATACCCGCTACTAAGGCTGCTGGGAGTGTCTTCAAATACCAAGGTTGGAATGGAATTTGTCTCGCAATTTGATTGGTCTTCGTTGGATGCTGATCCCAGGAACAAGTCTTAATTGCAGTCAATGATCCAGCAAGTGACAATGGAACGGATATGATGAGCCAAAGTAATACAACGGCAAACAGAGCGCTAAAGGGAATTGCGTCAGATGAATGCGCGATTAGAAGgaaaaaattcaatgagATGATTGTTAGAAGGATCAGACCTGGAATCAAAAAAGGTGTTAATATCATATTGACTTTTGGATAGGGACCTTTGAAAAACCTGTAGACCCCCATAGATGCGTAAGAGCCCACAAAGCCAAACAATGCGTATAGGACAAAAAATATCGTTGGCAACACCTCTCTAGAGCCTGCGTTGTTGAAAGCAATGGCTGCTATCACAATACCGCCTACGGCcagcaaaagaagctgtACACCGGATCCCACCAGCACAGAAAGCAACAGGGATTTATTAGGCATACGGAAAACATCACCATGACTTAGTTTCCATCCCGACTCTTCATGAAACTCGTCATCCAGGTTGAGCTCGTTATAACGAGCAAAATCACTCTTCAATGCGCGTAACAACATGTGCAATACCACAGAAGACAATCCAATAACTACTATCACGCaacttatcaaagaaaaccatTGTACAGTTGTGTCATAAGAAAATCTATAGTTATCCCATCTGGTCGCCCAAGTATGACTAAATCTTACGTACCTCACAGAGTAAGTGTACAAGACCTCGTTATCTTGATCTTCCGATAAACTAATTTGCTCGCCTGTAAATTCGCATGAATTGGAGGTTTGTTTGATTGATTTAGGTTCAACTTCAACCCCAACTATACGATACTTGCCAGCCTCTGGTTCATGGTACTGGATCGTAATATCATAATGATTATTCAAATGAGGCAGCTCAAGGTTGACCACAACGTTAGAGCCATGAGCTGAAATACCAGTCTCCTCTCGAGGGGTGGCCATAGCACCATTATGCACTCCTTGCATGATTTCTACTGAACCCAAAGGGAACCCGTTCGTAATATGCGCCGAAGATTCCCGTTCGTTGTTAATAAGAGTCCCAGCAGGTAGTCCGTCAACTAGCCAGTTGTGTAGAAAGCCGTTTTTAATCAActtattgatgaaagctGCATCTTCCCCAGGAATGACACTCTTGCACAGAGAAACACAGCTCTTATCCTCGAGCATGTTTAGCTTGAATGGCGAATTATAGAGCCTGTCACCAAACAGAACAGATCCCAGAGACTCAGCCTGCTCAATGACATTTTCAGGTTTACAAAAATGCAGCTTACTATTGTAATAGTCATAGGAGTACAAATAATGTTCCTTATCACTCTTGATATTGTTTCCGTCCTTGTCCTTATGTTGGAAATGTCTCGAAGGCGTCAAATGATTGACATATAAAGCAATCTCAGACTTAGCATCGTAGTTGGTGGGAGAGATACCTGGCAAGAAAGATGCTCGAGAAACCGCCCATAAAAGCGATAGGGCcgtgaaaaaaaaatgcatTTGTAGCTCCAATTTGCTAGCTCAACTCTTTACAGATCTGGAAGGTCTTGACGCCCACCAATGCGGTTTGCAATACGGTTTCAATGGCTGTTAACTGCTACCTTATTCGCTGATcaatcttgaaaagctgCAAACTTCGGGTAATGATAGTGATTATTGCACAACGAAAGCTAAACAGTCTGTAAAAGCGACTTTGTTGATCGATTCTGGCTCTGATTGATTGCccactttcttctcagTTCCTATGTCTGTTTTGACTGTGAAACGAGCTGCTTTTTCTAATCTTGACCGTAATTCTTGACCGTAATTCCTGTTATCGGCAATGGTCGCTGATTGACCTGCAAAATGTAAGAACTTCTCTTGGCTTATGATATGGCAATCAATTGCACTATCGATTGATACAAGGCTACGTTAGTCTCATTCTGCTCAAGAATTTGAGTCTCATTCCTGCCGGGTATAAATCCAAATTAAATCGAATATTGACAATAAACCTCCTTATGAAGTCAAAGTCGACAAGAGGAGCGGAGATCATGTTAACGGCTCACTGAACATCCTCTGGTCACACAGGATTTGTGTCTAAAGGGTGAAAGAAATACTGCAACCCATTGGACGCTTGAAAATGTCTTCAGGATCAGTTGAAATCGTAGCCTTGCAACCCACTGACACTCCTTGTACATGTTTAActgcattttttttttgagCTCATCTATCGCTGGACTTCTCGAAGTACAACTTTGTTAGGTGAGTCGCATCAACCCCAAAGTTCGTTCAACAGGCAGTGGACACAGTTGAAAAGTATAAAGCTATCAGCAAACAACAAACTTCGTGGATGAATAGCTTCGCACTATCAAAGTTGCCTATCAGCTTTGACCTGTCTAGCTTCGTTATTAACTCGTCATTGCACAACAAGTCATCGAGCGAAATATTGATTTTAATCAAAACTAGGCCTTAAGCATTAACGTCAAAAGCACAATTAAGCCAAGGTAAGAGGCAGACAAAATAGAGCCTAGAGCCGATCATGGTGAAGCTGTCCTATGAGAACTATATGAACCTATTACTGCACCTGGATCATGGTGATGATCGAGTACCTGCGGACATCGCCAAAAGGATAGTCTCCAACGCTATTTCACCGGTGATTTGTGTAACCTCGACTCCGGAACTTGATAGGCATATCCAAGAAACTCACCATCTAGATTCCCTGTACATGCTGCTGAGGTTTTTTGGCGATTGTGTTGGCGATAGAGATCAGGCACACGAGTGCACGTCTGCCGGAAGCCCATCAGGAGACGACCgagctgaaaaatcatcttcatcaaccttAGCTGTAGCGAGTGGCCCTAGTCGAAAGAGATCCAACAGCTTATTCCAACGAGATGCCACGCAATCACAATACATAAGGTTCACAAGGCCGTTGAGGGACCTTGTGGAATCAGCAGACACAAATGATATGCTTTTCGATTATCATACACTGGAATCATTTCTAGAGAACATTCTATTGCTGATAGAAAAAAGTACAAATGATAAAACACCCCATAAGCTACTCAAGAAGTCACTTTACCATAGATTTTTCTCACTGGCGATATCTTCAACAGCATACCTCTCTCCATATGAAACCTTTAACCATCCTGTAGTATCCCTAATTGCATTGGACATCCCAATAGGACAAGGTTATGAGGAGGCAAGAGATCTTTTGacaaaattcaagaaccTCAATCACACAACAAAGAACTTCCCAGTATTTCTAAATACGAATGATGTTTTGCC
Above is a window of Torulaspora delbrueckii CBS 1146 chromosome 6, complete genome DNA encoding:
- the TMN2 gene encoding Tmn2p (similar to Saccharomyces cerevisiae YDR107C and EMP70 (YLR083C); ancestral locus Anc_8.254); its protein translation is MHFFFTALSLLWAVSRASFLPGISPTNYDAKSEIALYVNHLTPSRHFQHKDKDGNNIKSDKEHYLYSYDYYNSKLHFCKPENVIEQAESLGSVLFGDRLYNSPFKLNMLEDKSCVSLCKSVIPGEDAAFINKLIKNGFLHNWLVDGLPAGTLINNERESSAHITNGFPLGSVEIMQGVHNGAMATPREETGISAHGSNVVVNLELPHLNNHYDITIQYHEPEAGKYRIVGVEVEPKSIKQTSNSCEFTGEQISLSEDQDNEVLYTYSVRYVRFSHTWATRWDNYRFSYDTTVQWFSLISCVIVVIGLSSVVLHMLLRALKSDFARYNELNLDDEFHEESGWKLSHGDVFRMPNKSLLLSVLVGSGVQLLLLAVGGIVIAAIAFNNAGSREVLPTIFFVLYALFGFVGSYASMGVYRFFKGPYPKVNMILTPFLIPGLILLTIISLNFFLLIAHSSDAIPFSALFAVVLLWLIISVPLSLAGSLTAIKTCSWDQHPTKTNQIARQIPFQPWYLKTLPAALVAGIFPFASIAVELYFIYNSLWFHQFFYMFGFSMVSLFLLVLTTALVTVMITYHSLCLENWQWQWRSFIVGGLGSAVYIFIHSIFFTEFKLRGFTTIVLYVGYSMLISILCCLTTGAVGFFSSMFLVRKIFSSVKVD
- the SLO1 gene encoding Slo1p (similar to Saccharomyces cerevisiae SLO1 (YER180C-A); ancestral locus Anc_8.253), which produces MSSTDGIAVGEETNKDLPSSSNDLPKDEPTADSLHNKDKQTNQQTELINETRLLRDTLDLLWNQTTEQRNLCQQLEQENEYLQEYISNLMTTSNVLDK
- the TMS1 gene encoding Tms1p (similar to Saccharomyces cerevisiae TMS1 (YDR105C); ancestral locus Anc_8.250) encodes the protein MGAIVSLPVSLGSSFVASGLGACCSNLCSKTVSSLGSSSLGTRLLYAMWLLINSLVSWISMSSNKSILWPGKTCAATGECGYFTVHRLNFALGLMHLILAMTLVGVKSTKDIRASLQNSWWSLKFLVYVALIVLSFVIPNDFFVFFSKWVSLPAGAIFIIVGLILLVDFAHEWAETCMYHIESDDESSTFWKRFLVLGTSAMYTAAFVMTIVMFIIFCRGNCAMNQTAVTINVILIVLVTAISIHPKIQEANPKCGLAQSSMVSAYCTYLIMSAMASEPDDKRCNPLIRSSGTRNASVILGSLFTFVAIAYTTTRAAANSAFQGSNTNGSIYLGDDEEYEGLGTQSRNQLRYDAVRQAVEEGSLPESVLHDSTWLGSPSPNGESAVDDDELSGTKYNYSLFHAIFFIATQWIAILLTINVTQDDVGDFIPVGRTYFYSAVKIGSAWLCYALYGWTILAPLLMPDRFEYDAYY
- the ARP10 gene encoding Arp10p (similar to Saccharomyces cerevisiae ARP10 (YDR106W); ancestral locus Anc_8.251) codes for the protein MDDCLVIVTGPGGYEIGLADQFDSLRELNTSSEGNLSGEELFKSVREYLNELLITTTGDTQVLFIEDIVCPMSEKREFCEVFIKSLGCSSITFIPNALLCCISTSISDAMVLNVGAKYASCTPIIGLRIVDRSIMLSKRSERWLNNTFREKGSSKEAIIDLITDAGHPATYDDDDLPLGLLIRKVMLSLKIDTRRLISRNIILSGLMRDDDPFQTNLLQTLGLSSENLKSVNLWQAVLSNAEYLLNESVMGELRFTHDMFNEPLCEVPDWHELKYVKNFTNVGNFTI
- the ISC10 gene encoding Isc10p (similar to Saccharomyces cerevisiae ISC10 (YER180C); ancestral locus Anc_8.252); this translates as MHHSAAFEWQQNLASPAKNGKGARPASQSQVEFIKLRNPNLASKGQNKLWAKKLNGHATPVVQPLKRPEPVLTHTRRSRRLQLSNHSIRGLGEINNDFIPPSPSLQRTLALAPADPMDGPKVLRLADGVEVFMSDTSDSGTENFDCQPFFHAHDYESRLEKDDYESIINKMIQGEMNNKHPLYQRELEFQQLQKMVGKSDYVMYYIFGIDKMGFFKLRSERNAFLENVCDTYTHPLRYGESKSSSSSDRTDGEDNDSQVDEELNANHSSHSLV